Sequence from the Chelonoidis abingdonii isolate Lonesome George chromosome 1, CheloAbing_2.0, whole genome shotgun sequence genome:
ctccttgtagtatggggcccgaaaactggacacaggacttcAGATCACCCCACCacatagaggggaatgatcacatcccgtTGAGCTGCGTGGCAGTGCCCTACTTATACAtcccaaatgctgttagcctcttggctacaagggcacactgttgacgtCATATCCAGCTCTCAATGCCACTTGTAACACCCCTAGGAGCCCTCTTTTTGCAGAAACTGCTGCCTAGCCCTTTCgcgtccctagtctgtagcatgCAATGGAATTGTTACCGTCCTATAAGTGGCAGGACCCTGCACTGGCcgtgttgaacctcatcagatttctttgcgTCCTATCCTCTAAGAttttctaggtctctctgtatcctattccaCCCTTGgtgtgtatctaccactcctcccagtttagtgtcatcgtggcaaacttgctgagggtgcagaatccaggccatcctccagatcattaatgaagaatatttgaacaaaactggcccccaAGGACTGCCGCTTGGGGcaactctgcttgatactggctgccaactagacatagagccaTTGGTCCACTACGCGCATTGAGCCCGATAATcttagccagatttctatccaccttacaggcCATTCTAGCCAGCGCCGTACTTCTTTAACTTGGCTGGCGATGAATACTGTTGGAGACTAATATCCAAAAAACTTTGCTAAAAGTAGAAGGAATAACAACGTCCACGTGCTTTCCTCTTATCCACAGACCCCAGTTATACTATGGCTTAGTCCAGCCCGCATGAcgttgcccttggtgaatccatgctgacatGTCCCCGATCAGCTTCCTCTCCCTCTAAAGTgctttcagaattgattccttgaggatctgctctaTGATtgttttccagagactgaggtgaggcgTCTACTGGCCTGTATAGTTCCCTGGACATCCTCCtcatcctcattttttttttagtttggttttttttactttttaagaaTGGCACTACATTAGGCCTTTTTTCCACAGTCATCCTGGGAACCGGTCCCACAAAGCACCATGAGTTTTCCAAAGAATAACCTGGCCAAATGGGTTCCAGTCACATAACGTCAGCTCCTTATAGCAACCCTTGGATGCAGGTGTTATCTGGCACCCCACGTGTGACTTAAGTAACTTGcctccagcttttctaaatagtcctgaccATCTTCTTTTTCCACATAGGGCGTGGTCACCTCCTCCAATGGCTAATGCTGCCGCAGCGTCAAGTAGTCTGGGGAGCTGACCTTATACGTGAaaggacagaggcaaaaaaagcattgagtacattagctttttccacatctctgTCAACTagggttgcctccctcattcagtagcGGCCTCACACGTCCTTAACTTTTCCTTCTTGTTGCAACTAATGACCTGAAGAAACCTCCACTTGTTACTCTTGACTTGCAAGCTTACAAGAGATGTTAAGCTGTGATCTTGGCCATTTCTGagtttcactcctgcatgcctgagcaataattgtttatactcctccctggtcatggTTAGCaacttccatttcttgtaagcttttttttttgtttttaaccgaTCCAGCAAAGATTGGGTCTAATTGTTATGGCCcaaagctggtcgcctgccatattacTATTCGTTCTACACATCAGGAGTGGTTGTCCTACGCGATTCATAAGGATTCTTTGAAAAATACATGACAAGCTCTCCTGgactctcccccccgccccatgatGTTATTACTCGCCCAGGGGAAATCCTGCCCATcaagttccctgagggagtccaaCAAGTCTGCTTTTTCTGAAGTCCGGAGTCTGTATTCTGCTGGCTCCTTTCCTTCCTGTTTGTCAGGATCCTAGAactatctcatggtcactgcctcccaggttcccatccacttttgcttctcctactaattcttccctgtttgctAGCAGCAGGTCAAAAAGAGCTCTgctcctagttggttcctccagcacttgcaccaggaaattgtcccctacactttctaAAAAcatcctggattgtctgtgcactgctgtattgctctcccagcagctatcagggtgattgaagtctcccatgagaaccagggcctgtgatctagtaacttctgttagttgctagaagaaagccttgtccacctcatccccctggtctggtggtctatagcagactcccatcataacatcactcttgttgctcacacttgtaaacttaatccagagatgctcaggtttttctgcagtgtcATACTGGAGtgctgagcagtcatactgctctcttgcGTACAATGCAACTCCCtgaccttttctgccctgcctgtccttcctgaacagtttatgtccatccatgacagtactccagtcatgtgagttatcccatcaagtctctgttattccaatcacatcctTCACCGAGGAGATAAGCTAACTGCATGGCTTGTCTCATGAAAAAAGGACTCAgcccaatgcacagtcaacctgtggaactctgccagagtatgttgtgaaggccaagactataacagggttcaaaaaaagaactagataagttcatggagaataggtccaatAGCATGATGGTGGCCataggctctgtttgccagaagctgggagtggatgacaggggatagatcactttaGTATTTtaatatggagctatacctatctcatagaactggaagggacccctgaaaggtcatcaagtctagccccctgccttcacaaaCAGGCCCAAGTGCTGATATGTGCCCCAGATCCCTTAGTggcccttcaaggattgaacttacaaccctgggtttaacaggccggtgctcaaaccactgacttaTCGCTCCCCTGTTgattgatgattacctgttctgttcattccctttgaagcacctggtattggccactgttggaagatggggcactgggctagatggcccttgggtctgaccccatatggccattcttatgttcttaaaatgctGGTGAATAATACATTATTAGACATGAGAGTAGTGTGTTAATTAAGTCTAGGTTCGAgagtgtgttatgattttattttacatgtaatcaTTTGTTTACAGTAATTCTACCAGCTATCACTCAGCTCTCCCTACgctgttaaataaacttttaagtGTGATGTGCTAAACAAAGTGGTGATCAAAGATGTAAGTGATAAACTGGGGTGTACTGCTTCTTAGGGACCAGCGCATCTATGACTAGTGCATGTGTCCAGTGGAACACCTGCTGGGCACTCCAGGGAGACACTTGGAGTGCTGTGGGGTTGAAGTGTGCCTATCTCTAACCTGGAGAAAGAGCAGGGCCTGTATAGGCTGAGGGGGTGAAGGGAGGAGGTGCTTGTCAGTAGAGTTGGGGTGCTAACCCCTTGCAGCCACAGCCAAGGCTTACTTGTGCTATGGGCAGGTGGTAGCCCTGAGTACCCCCAGGAAGCTTCACACCATCCCCTCAATGCAAACTTAATTCTGCCTCCCAGACCTGACACTAGGCACCAGGAAGAGGTTGGCAAATGTGCCATTGTTTGTGTTCTCGTCTGAATTGCAGCAGGTAGCTGCAGCACTCTCACTGTGCTCACTGAACAGGAAAGGCAGCTTGGGTGCATGGTGGGGACAATAAGGCTGGAGCCCTTttcccactgctggagacagCCTAAACAAgatgggggctctgcctgctccctagATTGTGGCTCACATGGGGCGGGGTTGGGAGAGGCACGCAGACCCGACAGAGCAGCAGGCACCCTGGCTCATACCAGAGACAGCGGCTCAGCCCTCCTGCCCTTTTGTGAGGCTCACCCCCTCCAGCCCAAGCCATTACCCTGGAGATGGAGCTGTAAATGGGAGTTATCTTCCCCTACCCTCTACTGCCTGGCTAAGCCAGGAGAAGAGGATGGGAGGGAGCATCACCTTCAAACGGGGGGGGAGAATAAGGGGCTGACAGACCTCCCTGTCACCCTCCCCtagtcttccctccctccattcccaaACGACTCCCTCTAATCCTCACATGCTCTAAAGATAAAGCTCCCTAGCCCCCTTCCATCCCTCCTCTTCAAAGCTCCTGCCCCTTACCACTGCCCCAAACTCCTCAACTCCTTCCCCCCAGTTTCCCCATTCACTCCCATCCCTGAAACCTACCAACCCAATGCCCACTGCACTGTTCtaacacccctctctctctctctcctcacccacCCACATTCCCTTTCACTGTTTCAGTACCGCCATAGGCCTTAGCGCTGCACCAAAGTTATAAGAATCAGGAAATGTTATGTGCAGCCCAACTGAATAGGGCTGCTTATCAGGAACCCCCATGATCACACTCAGTGCCATTGCTCAGCATGATTACATTGCCCTAACTGCTTATTAATGCCTTTCATCTTCACTCTAATTAATGCTAATTTCTTTGACAATACAATGCCAGGAACATGCACACCTACATCCTCTGAAATCTACTAAGGTAGGGCCCAAACTCACAGTGCAGTGGTCAGAGCATGTCACAATAATTGGGTAGCTGTCAGAGGATGTGGGTGGTACTTGTTCCTTGCATTCTGGAGGAAGTCCTTTTGGACATTTCACCCTGAAAATCTTTTTCatcccctgtgccctctgccagctggcatcCAGTGGTTCCTGGGTCACAGGTGGCATGTACCTTAACTCTGCTTCCTGGTTTTTAGAGCTTTGAGTGTAGTTGAACTCAGCGTTCTGGAAGGGCATCAGGTACCACTGGGGATCCCCAGCTCTGTGTTAATTAAGCTTTTAAGTAGTTAATTGAGCTATTGGCTTGGATAGGCTCATCTTGTATGGCAAAAAGTGAGATTCTgcatgtaaaaatgtaataactgCACATAATCACAAAGAAGTTTTCCCTTTATTTGAAATGTGTCCTCTGTACCAAGGGGAGATAATTAATTCACAAATATAACCTCATATGGAGAGAGATTAGTACAAATAGTGCACAAGCAGAATCAGTCACATTCCAACCGTGCATGAATGATTGTGATCTCTCTGTGTACAAAGACAATTACGGGCAATAGGCAGCTCTCTGAATGCTTTTTTCAGGATAGAACACTCTTAGGAAGGGACTCTGTTTGATTCAGTGTTTTACACAACATGAACAATAATAATATGATGGGCAGTAATAGTGTGGAGACTAAATAAGTGTTAATATGGGAAGTCAGCAACATAAAATTAGACAATGTCAAGCAAGGAGCAGGTTGAGTTTTTCATGTCATAGGTGTTAATGGAACACAACATTGGTTCACTAAGAGATACAACAATGGCGTAAGCAGGTGGGTAAAAGGCACTGTGGAGACTAGTGTACAGTGCTAAGCGCAGGAACTCATCAGCATCCAGGGTGTTTGGGAAGAGGACCCGAGCAATGGGCAAATAGAACTCTGTAGATTTGCTTATTTGCAGCACCAAGTTGGTGTAGTTGATGCCCTTACAGAAGATTTCTTCCTGCTTGTATAGACGCACTGAGCCCAGGGCCCAAGAGTCAGGGATGCTGATGCTGGAGGTAATGCTATCAATAAGATAGGTAGCATTTTGGAACTGCTCTTTGGCAGGGTGGATCAATTTGTCTTGCCTCTCTCGGCGGAAAGTGATATTGTCATTTCCTCCTTGGGCATAACTAAGGATGCAGAACTCTGCTTGGGTAGCATTGGTCTGGTGGGAAATCCACACACATTCATCCAGGCTCCTCCTCCCACAGTATGCCCAGCTGTCGTCTTCTTTGTCAGTATGGCACTGGTATCCACTGTGCCCATAACGGGCACATCGGTAGTTGTTGTGGCAGGGGAGGCCTCTGGTGGTCACATCACGGAAGGGGGCGCAGGGTTCAATGCCGTCAAGTGTATTGCACTGGAAAGTTCCCTGGGTTGCTCGGCACTGGCTGATACACAGCTTGTTCTCTTGGGAATATTTGGCGTGATCCCATCTGGTAATTAGTCCACAGTAGCCCCAGTTACCATCCTGCAAATAGCAGCTATGGTAAGAAGCACCCCAGAGCTCGCAGGGAGTTGCACAACGTTTTCCAGAGGCCTCCAAACCTGGTTGTGAGGAGCAGTAATCCCAGGCCGCCTTCTTGCCTCCTAGTTGCTTGCACCAGGTGTAACTGTAACCACGATACTCACAAGGCTCTTGGCATTGACCTCCTGAGCTAGTGTGATGAATAAGAACATAGGAGCATGCGAGTGGCAGAATGGCAAGAATCaagagcagagccagaagggcaCTTCTATGGGGCAGCATCTCTGGCATCTTCCTGAGACCTTGTGGAAAGAGAGAATGCAAAAATTCCATAATGATCTGGTAGGTAGTACAGGCCCATACAGCAGGAAATACAATTGTATGGTTCCCACAGCGCTCACGATTTGCATTTTATTGCCttctgctgtttttttgtttttttttaatctctgtggGTGTTACTTTTCAAGGCTCTAAAAAGGCTTCACAGTTATTGGGgctagaatccaggagtcctgactcccagtatTCTGCTTTCAATACGACACCTCTTCTGTTGCTGAAGCTGTACAATATGGTTTACATCCTCcccgtgggccagatcctcagcctgtCATCCATGaatctatgctgatttatatcatCTGAGCATCTGACTTAACaaccttcttttaaaaaacaatatttaaaccTTTAAGTACTGTGGGGGCTCAGTTAGAAGATAGATCAGCTTCCAGGCTTCACAGCTAACTGGACTTACCTGGTGACTTTAAACTAGGTCGGAATGAAGCGAAACAGGAACTTTCTGTCAGAGGAGGGACAGGGCATTTCCAATGGACAAGTAAGTCAAGTAGAAAGCTGGCTGATGCAGCATTACAAGGGTATCCGATTTCATAAAAGCAGAGTTTGGGAATGATTAAGGAACAGTGAGAGGAAGAATCCACCATAATGAAGGAAACGGAGGAAATCCAAAGACACTATATGGTACACGCTATGCCACCTCTATGGCTATGGCTATAGGAGAAGAAAAGGGCAGCTAGAAGGCAGAATGAGTTAACGCTGTGTGACGAAGAGGTGggttttcttggtttttctgtgttttccagcatgcagagggagggggactcagtgtccccgggtgttactggtttaacaaggtgaggggagagggagtttgttggtacagaggaccagagagggaacttgggactccggccgatggcctggaggatggagaccccaatGATCGGTGACCTGGAGACCtggctcaggagtcacagctggttctggccagtgggaggacaatgggtgGCAAAAAGAGGATtccagtgacctgaccagccggttccagctagagggggccagaggagggctgagaggagaggagacccaggccttcctgtttaccacaaccctgtttacctggagagaagacaacggacagaggcggggcttgggaccggggatatcggaggcccagctgggaagcagggagctctgggctggagagagggaacaggcagagcccacctggctgcagggggactgggatatgctgtgctgagggaggccaggcttgaggccc
This genomic interval carries:
- the LOC116823492 gene encoding uncharacterized protein LOC116823492, which encodes MVNRKAWVSSPLSPPLAPYSWSGLRKMPEMLPHRSALLALLLILAILPLACSYVLIHHTSSGGQCQEPCEYRGYSYTWCKQLGGKKAAWDYCSSQPGLEASGKRCATPCELWGASYHSCYLQDGNWGYCGLITRWDHAKYSQENKLCISQCRATQGTFQCNTLDGIEPCAPFRDVTTRGLPCHNNYRCARYGHSGYQCHTDKEDDSWAYCGRRSLDECVWISHQTNATQAEFCILSYAQGGNDNITFRRERQDKLIHPAKEQFQNATYLIDSITSSISIPDSWALGSVRLYKQEEIFCKGINYTNLVLQISKSTEFYLPIARVLFPNTLDADEFLRLALYTSLHSAFYPPAYAIVVSLSEPMLCSINTYDMKNSTCSLLDIV